The Paenibacillus uliginis N3/975 genome has a window encoding:
- a CDS encoding serine hydrolase domain-containing protein — protein MKKFLKISSITILVIVIVSIMAVLLFGRNNHSNLSGSVSDKIDQYLINEKFQGTILIAKEGEILFKKGYGLAATDLPNSPSTLYQIASLSKTFTAVAVMQLVEKELLNLDNPISQYFPDFPNGESITISHLLSHSSGIPDYLKANFKFDYSKEWNPNDIVKTVSDSELEFTPGKSFSYSNTGYVMLGLIVEKVSGQSYANYINEHIFKPSNMFHSMFTVSAGIPKAEGHVKGEVGPVMHNSAAFAAGDIISTVEDLERFDRALCNNLLISKESSELMSMTHAKKFPSQYGYGWYTQDVMGKKAVGHPGGYPSGLNLMINI, from the coding sequence ATGAAAAAATTCTTGAAAATTTCCTCTATTACTATTCTTGTTATTGTAATCGTGTCTATAATGGCTGTGCTATTATTTGGACGTAACAACCATAGTAATTTATCTGGAAGCGTTTCCGATAAAATCGATCAATATTTGATAAATGAAAAATTTCAGGGAACCATCCTAATTGCAAAGGAAGGTGAAATTTTATTTAAAAAAGGTTATGGATTGGCAGCCACTGATTTACCTAACAGCCCAAGCACGCTCTATCAGATTGCTTCATTATCTAAAACATTCACTGCAGTAGCAGTCATGCAACTAGTAGAGAAGGAACTTCTAAACTTAGATAATCCAATTTCGCAATACTTTCCAGACTTTCCGAATGGAGAGTCTATTACAATAAGTCATCTACTAAGTCATAGCTCGGGAATTCCGGATTATCTAAAGGCGAATTTCAAATTTGACTACAGCAAAGAATGGAATCCAAATGATATTGTAAAAACCGTTAGCGATTCTGAATTAGAGTTTACCCCAGGTAAAAGCTTTAGTTACAGTAATACTGGTTATGTGATGTTAGGACTTATTGTTGAGAAAGTCAGCGGGCAGTCATATGCAAATTACATAAATGAGCATATTTTTAAGCCAAGTAACATGTTTCATTCTATGTTTACGGTTTCGGCTGGTATACCAAAAGCGGAAGGACATGTAAAGGGGGAAGTCGGACCCGTAATGCATAATTCTGCAGCATTTGCAGCTGGGGATATCATTTCTACAGTTGAAGATTTAGAACGGTTTGACAGAGCCCTGTGTAATAATTTATTGATAAGCAAAGAATCATCAGAACTGATGAGTATGACGCATGCTAAAAAGTTTCCGTCACAATATGGATATGGATGGTATACGCAAGATGTCATGGGGAAAAAAGCAGTAGGGCATCCAGGAGGATATCCAAGTGGTTTAAATTTAATGATCAATATATAG
- a CDS encoding DUF1963 domain-containing protein: MKLKNVENKDGVENMSVEIIFKNVENESNVPRLGGYSFLPEHIDWPLNPDGDKLTLVLCLPTDFLNKTLDLNLPKAHLLSVFTTYKKDDYFLDLITFHGDKEELKNIKEGFTRVLLHEAGDIRNESDFLIPAQEFILGDELNLDLEEVDEENLDDIEIYCGSLIGPKPSLLQIENIGLDDYQFCLQIYGGDFPEGFHDIFSLSDSIGYLFLNKNVDQNDAGVFFTQCT; encoded by the coding sequence ATGAAGCTAAAAAATGTAGAAAATAAGGATGGTGTTGAAAATATGTCAGTTGAAATTATTTTTAAAAATGTTGAAAATGAATCCAATGTACCTCGACTTGGCGGATATAGCTTCTTACCTGAACATATTGATTGGCCATTAAATCCAGATGGAGATAAATTAACACTTGTATTATGCTTGCCAACGGATTTTCTTAATAAAACTCTAGATTTAAACTTGCCAAAAGCTCATCTGCTGTCCGTTTTTACAACGTATAAAAAAGATGATTACTTTTTAGATTTAATCACTTTTCATGGAGATAAAGAAGAGTTAAAAAATATTAAAGAAGGATTTACAAGAGTTTTATTACACGAAGCAGGTGATATTCGAAATGAATCAGATTTCCTAATACCAGCACAAGAGTTCATTTTGGGGGATGAATTGAATTTAGATTTAGAAGAAGTAGATGAAGAAAATTTGGATGATATAGAGATTTACTGCGGTTCGTTGATTGGCCCTAAACCATCTCTGTTACAAATAGAAAACATAGGTTTGGATGATTATCAATTTTGCCTACAAATTTATGGCGGTGATTTTCCTGAAGGATTTCATGATATATTTAGCCTTAGTGACTCGATCGGATATTTGTTTTTAAATAAAAATGTTGATCAGAATGATGCAGGTGTTTTTTTTACACAATGTACTTAG
- the tnpA gene encoding IS66 family insertion sequence element accessory protein TnpA, whose protein sequence is MDKDQRHQEWVSRIEDFKASGLTMVAWCESRQYSIHQLKYWLRKLSPVKLTPHLLQPRSIHHEPFPVLKVSI, encoded by the coding sequence ATGGACAAAGATCAACGCCATCAAGAGTGGGTCTCGCGGATCGAGGATTTTAAGGCGAGCGGGCTCACGATGGTAGCGTGGTGTGAATCGCGCCAATACTCGATTCATCAACTGAAGTATTGGCTTCGTAAACTCAGCCCCGTCAAGCTGACACCTCATCTTCTACAGCCTCGAAGCATTCATCATGAACCCTTTCCAGTACTTAAAGTATCTATTTGA
- a CDS encoding sugar phosphate isomerase/epimerase family protein, with product MITIYDWFGYELPNKERYKLIKEAGFDGVLLWWSDGFGRDCFGRNDYRNGPQIAREAGLFIENIHTPVQNENNLWLDNLDGEIVTDCYLQCVADCAEFEIPTMVVHLPGEDNPYNTLGLDRIKRITEKAEQLGVNVALENLWNLSNLAYVLEQVDSLRIGFCYDCGHHYRHYPDDDLLSMYGSRLMALHLHDNNGSYAQHGLPFDGTIDWSTTMKKIAETDYSGATAIEAMNWDYEDLSAKEFLHKAFKRAKRLEALKLYNQ from the coding sequence ATGATTACCATTTATGATTGGTTTGGCTATGAATTGCCCAATAAGGAACGTTATAAGTTAATAAAAGAAGCTGGATTTGATGGCGTTTTATTATGGTGGAGTGATGGTTTTGGTCGTGACTGCTTTGGTCGGAACGATTACCGCAATGGGCCGCAAATTGCGCGAGAAGCGGGTCTTTTTATAGAAAATATCCATACACCAGTCCAAAACGAAAACAACCTCTGGCTTGACAATCTGGACGGCGAAATCGTAACTGATTGCTATTTGCAATGTGTTGCAGATTGCGCCGAATTTGAGATTCCGACAATGGTGGTGCACTTGCCGGGCGAAGACAATCCATATAACACATTGGGACTGGATAGAATCAAGAGAATCACTGAAAAAGCTGAACAGCTTGGTGTTAATGTTGCACTGGAGAATTTATGGAACCTTTCCAATTTGGCATATGTGCTGGAGCAAGTGGATTCCCTGCGTATCGGATTCTGTTATGACTGTGGACATCACTACCGCCATTATCCAGACGATGATTTATTATCCATGTACGGTTCCCGGCTGATGGCACTACATTTACATGATAATAACGGAAGTTATGCCCAACACGGGTTACCCTTTGACGGCACGATTGATTGGTCTACAACCATGAAAAAAATTGCGGAAACGGATTATTCAGGCGCGACTGCAATAGAGGCCATGAATTGGGATTATGAGGATTTATCGGCTAAAGAGTTTTTACATAAGGCGTTTAAGCGAGCAAAAAGGCTGGAAGCATTAAAACTCTATAATCAATGA
- a CDS encoding imm68 putative immunity domain-containing protein, which translates to MINKDSFMLVEQRRNGEYIGGTDDTYTLIDYFVNREFELDIPAKINVKNILRDFQLTNAWEIKDLRQTKDIYFISDNGHRHDIGCAINLLMDVTAIILECQKNGKVHLTDVDGGIMDKDAVISMTERNM; encoded by the coding sequence TTGATAAATAAAGATAGTTTTATGTTGGTTGAACAAAGAAGAAATGGAGAATATATTGGCGGAACCGATGATACATATACTTTAATCGACTATTTCGTTAACAGAGAATTTGAGTTGGATATTCCAGCAAAAATAAACGTTAAAAATATTTTGCGAGACTTTCAGCTGACTAATGCTTGGGAAATAAAAGACTTACGCCAAACGAAAGACATTTACTTTATTAGCGATAACGGGCATCGTCACGATATAGGCTGTGCGATCAATTTGTTGATGGATGTTACGGCTATTATTCTGGAATGTCAAAAAAACGGTAAGGTTCATCTTACGGATGTGGATGGCGGCATCATGGACAAAGATGCTGTCATTTCTATGACAGAACGGAACATGTAA
- a CDS encoding SitI3 family protein — translation MAIEYSLKLEEKLSESGLLEQLKSMGYTDNDVIELPKGIKMSQFRSTLGLNLYLTESGEYPYNAYETQFLRNEFVYESTLSFRFVNNLYNNETYEFVLSLVFNLMKNNNSNALFLSNGDNELCFFTKDCIYSENSSHVWDKGCFAEILKGYKYCNFDGNYIF, via the coding sequence ATGGCTATTGAGTATTCTCTCAAATTAGAGGAAAAATTATCGGAATCCGGTTTATTGGAACAACTTAAATCAATGGGATACACGGATAATGATGTAATAGAGCTACCTAAAGGAATTAAAATGAGTCAGTTTAGAAGCACACTTGGTTTGAATCTTTACTTAACGGAGTCTGGTGAATATCCATATAACGCTTACGAAACCCAGTTTTTGAGAAATGAATTCGTGTATGAAAGTACATTAAGTTTTCGGTTTGTAAACAACTTATACAATAATGAAACTTATGAGTTTGTGCTATCTCTGGTATTCAATTTGATGAAAAACAATAATTCAAATGCTCTATTTTTATCAAATGGTGATAATGAATTATGTTTTTTCACTAAAGATTGTATATATTCGGAAAATTCATCGCATGTTTGGGATAAGGGTTGTTTTGCTGAAATTCTTAAGGGTTATAAATATTGCAATTTTGATGGAAACTATATTTTTTAG
- a CDS encoding Imm7 family immunity protein, with amino-acid sequence MYEYHGWATIRESSSFEDDDEKYSLIVQEIRKYFDGLEWPSGVLDLRAVNGDYQVWIAGLNNHKPVTKHNPIEVLRKVGELAPGSYGVLYVRDSDDAELFNEFKIYTLIRGEIMDHNDPFLSPFIPKIEDDYED; translated from the coding sequence ATGTATGAATATCACGGATGGGCAACGATTAGAGAGAGTTCCTCATTTGAAGATGATGATGAAAAGTACTCGTTAATTGTTCAAGAAATTCGGAAGTATTTCGATGGGTTAGAATGGCCTTCTGGTGTTTTGGATTTAAGAGCAGTAAATGGTGATTATCAAGTTTGGATAGCAGGTCTTAATAATCACAAACCTGTGACAAAACATAATCCAATTGAGGTATTAAGAAAGGTGGGGGAGTTGGCTCCAGGATCTTATGGAGTTTTATATGTAAGAGATAGTGATGATGCAGAACTTTTCAATGAGTTTAAGATCTACACATTAATTCGAGGAGAAATCATGGATCATAATGATCCCTTCCTTTCCCCATTTATACCTAAAATAGAAGATGATTACGAGGATTAA
- a CDS encoding restriction endonuclease fold toxin, producing the protein MSKILVPPELLFRVANEFHTASIQLEWTINLLNQQISTMLVWDGTTRQRFFDDFQRARNEMTLTIEYMKVISEELKKIANKFILIDDKSNPLYMPRYSDFKPFVSGEESEPKTWQDYAEELWEGAKSGGKMLADSVSDTVESLIEDPLGTGGQMLYNATIGTVEEVIDTAVWGTKMVFDVGDTREKFDEEINETGGMANYLGEQGALFAGGVLLRRVGVKNRHALKHDSGGDGGRPLKKDEGTPKANGQYSGELVKVPKGDEAADMLSKKLGGQSRVKFSNDPNRREFDTISDQYIAQTKPPLNSLDKQFRKQAKATIEAAIETGRKAYFHFEGKPDDRVLRQLKEYAERYGVEIIIDTKPLKP; encoded by the coding sequence ATGTCCAAGATCCTTGTTCCTCCTGAGCTGCTGTTCCGTGTAGCGAATGAATTTCATACAGCATCAATACAATTGGAATGGACCATTAACCTGCTGAATCAGCAAATTTCCACGATGCTGGTTTGGGATGGAACAACGCGGCAGCGGTTTTTTGACGATTTCCAGAGAGCCCGCAACGAGATGACATTAACGATTGAGTACATGAAGGTAATTAGTGAGGAATTAAAGAAAATTGCTAATAAGTTTATACTCATTGACGACAAGTCGAATCCACTATATATGCCTCGTTATTCTGACTTCAAGCCGTTTGTTAGTGGTGAGGAAAGTGAGCCTAAAACATGGCAGGACTATGCTGAAGAGCTCTGGGAAGGTGCGAAATCTGGTGGAAAAATGTTGGCCGACTCCGTTAGCGATACAGTAGAATCTCTAATAGAAGACCCATTGGGGACCGGCGGACAGATGCTATACAATGCTACGATCGGAACTGTTGAGGAAGTCATCGACACAGCCGTGTGGGGAACTAAAATGGTTTTTGATGTTGGTGACACCCGAGAGAAGTTTGATGAGGAAATCAATGAAACGGGCGGTATGGCGAACTATTTGGGAGAACAGGGAGCTCTGTTTGCTGGAGGAGTCCTTCTCCGTAGGGTTGGGGTGAAGAATAGGCATGCCTTGAAGCATGACTCGGGTGGTGACGGAGGTAGGCCGCTTAAGAAAGATGAGGGGACGCCAAAAGCTAATGGGCAATATTCCGGGGAATTAGTAAAGGTTCCTAAGGGAGATGAAGCTGCCGATATGTTGTCTAAAAAACTAGGTGGTCAATCCAGAGTGAAATTTAGCAATGATCCTAATAGACGCGAGTTTGATACAATAAGCGATCAGTATATTGCACAAACCAAGCCGCCACTGAACAGTTTAGATAAGCAATTCAGAAAACAGGCAAAGGCTACAATAGAAGCGGCTATTGAGACTGGCAGAAAAGCTTATTTTCACTTTGAAGGTAAACCCGATGATAGAGTACTGCGACAGCTCAAAGAGTATGCCGAAAGATACGGAGTGGAAATAATCATTGATACCAAGCCCTTAAAACCATGA
- the mutT gene encoding 8-oxo-dGTP diphosphatase MutT has product MQLIEVAAAIIENDQGQLLIARRRAGKSQAGMWEFPGGKLEAGESPEACLKRELQEEMKIEIEPYAWFGSNDHYYGATHIRLIAYKARFINGTIQLVDHDEFRWVERHELSDFIFAPADMKFVEMQMEEQKAAEEEKLMKEQETAAFDIKSTLKQAYNHNAELRDSTELEGWKAEERENVLDVFQENYVRNVLEIGAGPGRDSLYFRQHGLDVTAIDMSEEMVHLCQQKGLNAMVMDFYQLKFVDQAFDAVYAMNCLLHVPKAQLVDVLVEIRRVLKPNGLFYLGLYGGVSTDGVWEQDTYEPKRYFAMYPDEEIQRIVKEHFQVEDFHTRFMGEGKPHFQAMRLRKVTP; this is encoded by the coding sequence ATGCAATTGATAGAGGTTGCGGCAGCGATTATAGAAAATGATCAGGGGCAGCTCCTGATTGCCCGGAGGCGAGCCGGTAAGTCACAGGCTGGAATGTGGGAGTTTCCGGGTGGGAAGCTGGAGGCTGGTGAATCTCCGGAGGCGTGTTTAAAACGTGAGCTTCAAGAGGAGATGAAGATTGAAATTGAGCCCTACGCGTGGTTCGGAAGTAATGACCATTATTATGGGGCGACGCACATCCGGCTGATTGCATACAAAGCTCGCTTTATAAACGGCACCATTCAGCTTGTCGATCATGACGAGTTCCGCTGGGTGGAGCGGCATGAGCTTAGTGATTTTATTTTTGCGCCTGCGGATATGAAATTTGTGGAGATGCAGATGGAAGAGCAGAAGGCAGCGGAAGAAGAGAAATTGATGAAAGAGCAGGAGACTGCTGCGTTCGACATTAAAAGTACTCTCAAGCAGGCGTACAACCACAATGCGGAATTAAGAGACTCTACGGAATTGGAAGGTTGGAAGGCAGAAGAACGAGAAAACGTGCTTGATGTATTTCAAGAGAACTATGTCCGAAATGTGCTGGAAATCGGTGCTGGGCCAGGCCGGGACAGCTTATACTTTAGGCAGCATGGTTTGGATGTAACAGCGATAGATATGTCAGAAGAAATGGTTCATTTGTGTCAGCAAAAGGGTCTGAACGCCATGGTAATGGATTTCTACCAATTGAAGTTTGTAGATCAGGCCTTTGATGCCGTGTACGCTATGAACTGCCTGCTTCATGTTCCGAAGGCGCAGCTCGTTGACGTGCTCGTGGAGATTAGACGTGTATTGAAACCGAACGGCCTGTTCTATTTGGGGCTGTATGGAGGGGTATCGACGGACGGGGTGTGGGAGCAGGATACATATGAGCCAAAGCGGTATTTTGCCATGTATCCTGATGAAGAGATTCAGCGGATTGTCAAAGAACATTTTCAGGTGGAAGACTTCCATACACGTTTCATGGGTGAGGGAAAGCCGCATTTTCAAGCTATGAGGTTAAGAAAAGTAACTCCATGA
- a CDS encoding DUF3427 domain-containing protein produces MHQGLYQGLYEQIINHITSQQLDELNTGEYDIGREAIDPEEARLLLANYISIVTRKALKMVREQVSDDAAAVLAQIQTCNEMISILRNNLGDEEFNDLQISEQGEVLTYVYSKMNNIRAVKDVKAIRPVTPLSQSSLFTGSKSEPELMNELKHEIMSADRIELLVSFIKWSGLRCLMEEFRQFTERGGQLRVITTTYMEATDYKAVMELSKLNNTEIKISYDIQRTRLHAKAYIFRRDTGFTTAYVGSSNLSNPALTSGLEWNLKITEKDSYDVLKKIEATYESYWNDREFKAFSLEEENNVEQLKLALRRSKDVQQVQGTFTFDIMPFDYQKEVLEKLEAQRTIYGHMRNLVIAATGVGKTVISAFDYKRFRGQNSRARLLFVAHREEILKQSRDTFRYILKDLNFGGLHVGAHQADEIDHLFISIQSFNSMKLTEVTTPDFYDYIVVDEFHHAAAPSYQRLLSYYTPKILLGLTATPERMDGRDVLGYFNHTIAAEIRLTDAIDRKLLSPFQYFGVADAVDLSQVKWSRRGYDLQELEHLYTNNKIRAVQIMHSLHKYVTDLDEVKGLGFCVGVDHAQYMAKVFSENGIPALALYGGSGSEDRAQAKKRLINGDIKMIFVVDLYNEGVDIPQVNTVLFLRPTESLTVFLQQLGRGLRLAEGKECLTVLDFIGQAHKDYNFQEKFRALLGKTKHSVQHYVENGFAHLPRGSYIQLEKQARGYVLRNLKQATLNRRSLVQRMRYFEADTGLSLTIGQFTKYYGMTIHELYGGRTGKRFFRELMVEAGLKEPFSLEQVEGLKNRIPALLNINSRRWLKFLLAYITEGRQPQGEEEHLMLTMFYYTFYRSEPVKQGFGNMDEAIRHVLNCKEFRDEIAEILTYKLEHIEFVDIQNTFSFPCPLDIHCSYSTDQVLAAFGYYNEEKAPAFREGVKYFEDKQTDIFFITLHKSDKDFSPSTLYEDYAINERLFHWQTQSRTSEGSNTAQRYINHKRLGNKIALFVREYKEDNQFTAPFTFLGEAEYVRHEGNKPMSFVWRLKEEMPAALVPVANKVIV; encoded by the coding sequence ATGCACCAAGGACTATACCAAGGACTATACGAACAAATCATCAACCACATTACCTCGCAGCAGTTGGATGAGCTGAACACAGGCGAGTATGATATCGGACGGGAGGCTATCGATCCCGAAGAGGCAAGGCTGTTGCTAGCCAACTATATATCGATCGTGACCCGCAAGGCGTTGAAGATGGTGCGGGAGCAGGTTAGCGATGATGCCGCGGCCGTTCTTGCCCAGATACAGACATGTAACGAGATGATCTCTATTCTTCGCAACAATCTGGGGGATGAAGAGTTTAACGATCTGCAAATCTCGGAGCAAGGTGAAGTTCTTACATACGTTTACTCAAAAATGAATAACATCCGAGCGGTGAAGGATGTAAAAGCGATTCGCCCGGTGACACCGTTGTCACAGAGCTCGTTGTTTACTGGCTCGAAATCCGAGCCGGAGCTGATGAATGAGCTGAAGCATGAGATTATGAGTGCTGATCGGATTGAGTTGCTGGTTTCTTTTATTAAGTGGAGCGGGCTACGCTGTCTTATGGAAGAGTTCCGTCAGTTTACGGAGCGAGGAGGGCAGCTGCGGGTCATCACGACAACCTATATGGAAGCTACAGATTACAAAGCGGTGATGGAGCTCAGCAAGCTGAACAATACCGAGATTAAAATCTCGTATGATATCCAGCGTACCCGATTGCACGCAAAGGCGTATATTTTCAGAAGAGATACAGGGTTTACAACGGCTTATGTTGGCTCTTCTAACCTGTCCAATCCGGCATTGACTAGCGGATTGGAATGGAACTTGAAAATTACGGAGAAGGATTCCTACGATGTTTTGAAAAAGATCGAAGCGACCTATGAGAGTTATTGGAACGACCGGGAGTTTAAAGCTTTTTCACTGGAAGAAGAGAACAATGTTGAACAGCTGAAGCTGGCACTAAGACGCTCGAAGGATGTGCAGCAGGTGCAGGGTACGTTTACGTTCGACATCATGCCGTTTGACTATCAAAAGGAAGTGCTGGAGAAGCTGGAGGCGCAGCGAACGATTTACGGCCATATGCGTAATTTGGTTATTGCGGCTACCGGGGTAGGGAAGACGGTGATTTCCGCTTTTGATTACAAAAGATTCCGAGGCCAGAACAGTCGTGCCCGCCTGCTCTTTGTAGCCCACAGGGAAGAAATATTGAAGCAGAGCCGGGATACGTTCCGCTATATTCTGAAGGATCTGAATTTTGGTGGGCTGCATGTCGGCGCACATCAGGCGGACGAAATCGATCATTTGTTTATCAGCATCCAGAGTTTTAATTCTATGAAATTGACGGAAGTTACGACTCCAGATTTCTACGATTATATCGTAGTGGATGAATTTCACCATGCGGCGGCCCCATCCTATCAGCGACTACTGAGCTATTATACTCCTAAGATTCTGCTTGGACTGACAGCAACACCGGAGCGGATGGACGGTCGGGATGTGCTGGGCTATTTCAATCATACGATTGCAGCGGAAATACGGCTTACGGATGCGATTGATCGAAAGCTGCTGAGTCCGTTTCAATATTTTGGTGTGGCGGATGCGGTGGATTTGTCTCAGGTGAAATGGTCGCGCCGCGGCTACGACCTGCAGGAGCTGGAACATTTATATACCAATAATAAAATTCGTGCAGTACAGATCATGCATAGCCTCCACAAATATGTTACCGACTTGGACGAGGTTAAGGGACTTGGATTTTGCGTCGGCGTTGATCATGCACAGTACATGGCAAAAGTGTTTAGCGAAAATGGTATTCCTGCACTTGCACTCTACGGTGGATCCGGCTCGGAGGATAGGGCGCAAGCGAAGAAAAGGCTCATTAATGGAGACATTAAAATGATCTTCGTTGTGGATCTGTACAATGAAGGCGTCGATATTCCGCAGGTGAACACAGTGCTGTTTTTGCGTCCTACTGAGAGCTTGACCGTATTTCTTCAGCAGTTGGGCCGTGGCCTTCGCCTAGCGGAGGGAAAGGAATGTCTGACGGTGCTTGATTTTATCGGACAGGCACACAAGGATTATAATTTTCAAGAGAAGTTCAGAGCTTTGCTTGGCAAGACGAAGCATTCTGTTCAGCATTATGTGGAAAACGGCTTTGCACATTTGCCGCGAGGCAGCTATATACAGCTGGAGAAGCAGGCTCGGGGTTATGTACTGCGTAACCTGAAGCAAGCAACACTTAACCGAAGAAGTCTTGTGCAGCGGATGCGGTATTTTGAAGCAGATACGGGTCTGTCGCTCACCATCGGACAATTTACGAAGTATTACGGCATGACGATTCATGAACTGTACGGTGGCCGTACAGGCAAAAGATTTTTCCGGGAGCTAATGGTTGAGGCGGGTCTGAAGGAGCCATTTTCGCTTGAGCAGGTTGAAGGTCTGAAAAATCGTATTCCTGCGCTGCTGAACATCAACTCCAGACGGTGGCTGAAGTTTTTGCTGGCATATATTACGGAAGGAAGACAGCCTCAGGGTGAGGAAGAACACTTGATGCTGACCATGTTCTATTATACATTTTACCGTTCTGAACCTGTGAAGCAGGGTTTTGGCAATATGGATGAGGCCATTCGTCATGTGCTTAACTGCAAGGAGTTTCGAGATGAAATCGCGGAGATTTTAACATATAAACTGGAGCATATTGAATTTGTGGACATCCAGAATACGTTCTCCTTTCCTTGTCCGCTGGATATTCACTGCTCGTACTCTACGGACCAAGTGCTGGCGGCTTTTGGTTACTATAATGAAGAGAAAGCACCGGCGTTTCGTGAAGGCGTAAAATATTTTGAGGACAAGCAGACCGATATTTTCTTCATCACACTTCATAAGTCGGATAAAGATTTTTCTCCTTCTACGCTGTACGAGGATTACGCCATTAATGAGCGGCTGTTCCATTGGCAAACCCAAAGCCGAACTTCAGAGGGTTCGAACACGGCGCAGCGTTATATTAACCACAAGCGACTTGGGAACAAAATTGCACTGTTTGTGCGTGAGTATAAGGAGGACAATCAGTTCACGGCTCCGTTCACGTTCCTTGGAGAAGCAGAGTACGTCCGACATGAGGGCAATAAACCAATGAGCTTCGTATGGCGCTTGAAGGAAGAAATGCCGGCGGCATTAGTGCCCGTGGCGAACAAAGTTATCGTATAG